The nucleotide window agagacgtgttgagtaagaagttgcaggggccaaagtcaaagaggtttttgcctgctttctcctctaggattttgatggcttcctctcttacgtttaggtctttcatccattttgagtttctttttgtgtctggtgtaagaaagtggtccaggttcattcttctgcacgtcgctgttcagttttcccagtaccacttgctgaagagactgtctttattccattggatattctttcctgctttgtcaaagattagttggccacgtttgtgggttctctgttctgttccattgatctgagtatctgtttttgtgccagtaccatactatcttgattattacagctttgtaatacatcttgaagtccagaattgtgacgcctccggctttggttttctttttcaggattgctttggctatttggggtcttttctagttccatacaaattttaggattgttctagctctgtgaagaatgctggtgttattttgatagggattgcattgattatgtagattgctttggggagcatcgacattttaacaatatctattcttccaattcatgacctatgtatatatattttattgagacataattaaaacatttattcccTCCAGGTTTACTGAGATTGAGTTGACGCATAGAGTGAATTGCCACATAACCCTGTGTGAGTTTAAGGGGTACACAAAGGTGCtgatttgatatttatagaatGCAAAAGGGTTACCGCCGTGGCGTTAGCTGACGCCTCCATCCTGTCACATGGCTGTTTCTTTGTGGTGTACATAGTATTAGAGTTCTGTGTCTTTCGATGAGTTTGTACATCCAGGTAACCACCAACCTAATTAAGACATGAAACGTCACCATCCCAAGAAGCGTTACTGCCTCCTTCTGCTCAATTCCACCACACGGGCACTTCCGTGTCTTTATTCTTTCGCAGAGCAGAATGCTTTGAAATGCATCCGTGTTGTGTAGATCTTCTATCAGCCCCGTTTGGCATCATGGCAAATCACGGtatgtggctttttgtgtctagcttctctCCTAAGGTTCTTGGTGGCAATGCAGAAGCAAAGGAATTAGCAGTGAAGCTGGTGGAAAGAATCTGAGATCCCTAAACGGGACAAAGGGAGATGTTAGGATCTTGGCGGCAGCCAAGGTGGACTGTTTGGTGGCCAACAGAATGGTCTGGGGGAGCCTTCAAACTGGGGCACGTGCAGGGTTGGAAGGAAGGTATTGGGCGATCTGCGTAAACCGAGGAAGCAGGGTGGGAGCGTATTTCTCCAGGAAGAGCCGGTCTTGACTCCCCCCAGCTAACTGCTGTTGTCTGGGTTCTTGTTTTTGCTGCGGATGCTTGTATTCAGCTTTCCTGAGTTTCGCTCTCTGATTCTGGAACCAAACCTCCAGGGTCACGGCCACTTCTTGGTTCTGCAGGCTGGGAAGGGTGTGGGTTCTGACTGGACAAGAATTCCAAATCTGCTCGTGGCTTCTCTGTGAACATTGTTCGCTTCCTTTGTGAATGCTGCTAGTGCCTTCCTTTAGGAAGGTCCCCTGGGTCTGACATCCTGAGATATACATGTGTTCCCATGCTCTGCTCCTGggaccaaaagaagaaaacattctgaaccgaataaaaacaaaactgtcaaaGTTCATGGGATGCAGTCAAAGCAGTGTCTAGAGGAAAACTGATAGCATTAACatttttgttagaaaaataaagctctcacgtcaataatctaagcttctaccttcaagaaactagaaaaagaagaaaagtaaaccCAAAGCAGTAGGAAGAAACTAATAAAAAGCAGACAGCAATGAAATACAAAACATAGAATggtaggaaaaaaggaaaccccgaggtttagttctttgaaaaaaccaGTATTAACAAACTTCTAACcagactaaccaagaaaaagaggggagaaagttatcaacatcagaaatgaaagatggaATACCATTATAGACCCAACAGAAATTGGATAATGAAATTATGTCATAAAATATTCTATGGTCATATTCAACTTCCGTGAAATGGACCGATTTCTTGAAAAATACCTTCCTGAAACTCACCTGGGAAGAAAGAGATAACCCAAATAGCCCCACACCTACTTCAGAAACTTTGTAGTTCAAAGCCTACAATTAAGAATATTGAAGGACCAGATACTTCCACTGGGGAGTTCTTTCGAACATTTAAGGAAGCAATAACACCTGTCCTGCTTTTAGAAAAGAAGTTCTCTAAGCGTGTCCTCATTAATGCTGTCTTCATtagcacacacgcgcgcacacacacgcacgcacacacacacacgcacaggaaagaaaaacagtaacGGTGCAGCTTTGCAGGAACAACCGTGTTTATTTTGGAAGCTCTGGCGCTGTGACCCCTGGAGCAGCCGCGACCCTCTGAGGCGCCAGAACCCTTGCCCCGAGGCCAGCCCCGCACAGTCTGCAGGGACCAGACACAGGTCGTACCGGGATCTGGCAGCAGAAAcagcccgccccccgccccaggtggATAAGCCGCTTGGCCAATGTAGGACTCCCTGCGAAGGGAGCGCTCTGAGCCCCAAAATACTCAAGCCGTGCTTCCAAATCCACACAAAAAGCCCTTGTTTCTGAGAGGCAGGCACGGGTCTCCAGGGGGCCCCTGAGGTCAGCGTTTCCCAGACCCGCTGCTGCAGGAATCCAAGTCCAGACAGCTAGCCTCTGGTAAGGGAGACatggaggggaaactgaggtagcCCCGAGCCCTCCTCCCAGGGTGGCAAGGGCCACGGCCCGGACTGTCTCCTCCTGACTCGTCCCCACAGAGGGGGCCGGGTGCCCTTCTCCATGGGGTCTGTGAGGACCCTGGGAGCCCCAGACAGATCCAAGTGAGGAGCCGGGCCTCTGCTCCTGTCCCCTCCAGGCAGGCCGTGCCACGCCCTCTGCCCCGTCCCCCTCGCAGTCCTTCTGGCCGCGGGGAGAGCGGCCTGACTGTCTGCGGATGGGGCCCCCCGGACGGCTGCAGGGCAGGAGACCCAGCAGTCGGTCCGGGGCCCCCAGCCACCACCCTGAACAAGCAGCTCAGTTCCTAACCCTGCCCAGAAACCGGCCGGCTCGGCGCTGGTCCGGTTTCTCCCCCAAGGCCTCAGGCTGCCCCTCCGGCCACCACGCCCACAGGAAGGGCCCGTGCACGAGGGAGGTCCTGCCTCATCCACAGGAAACCGGGGAACCCGCTTTCGGGTTGGGAGCCGACCCCCGCGCACGGTGCCACCTGGCTCTGCTGGCTCGTGGACCCGTGGCACATCACCCGGGCCTTGATCAGCGGCCGTTGTATTCGCTCTGGTCAGCTGCCCGCACCGTGTCCTCGGTGAGTGAGGGGGGGACGCCGGAGGGAGGGCGGACCGGCCACACACACCCGAGGGGAACCACTCCTCGGTGGGACGTGGGGGCTGCGGGCAAACGGGACAGCACAGAGTCACGGAATCCTGGGATTTACAGGCCGGGGCCGCGGCGACTCCACGTGTGGCCCAGGCTGGCAAGGTCACGAGTTTAGGAAAGGGAAAGCAGAAGGTTCCGAGCCGGGAGGGGCTCCTGCTGCCGCTGCCCTCTGTGGTGGCGTCCAGGGGGCCCGGGGGGCCTCTTCTGTGGCGGGCCCGGCCCCCAGCAGGCGGGGACAGGCCACCAGCTCCATGCCAGCAAACAAGGAGCTGcagcccccaggccctgggcaAAGTTCCGGCGCTCCCTCTGGGGAGCCCGTGCCCGGCGGGCTCCACTCGGGTCCGGCCCCCTCCTCTCTGGAACCCACCAGGCCGGCCTCGGCCTCCCTGGGGACTGAAAGCGGGGAGCCATCGGGGGGAAGGGGGTGCGCAGGGCCCTGGGGCGGGAAGAGGGCGGAACTCAGCGGCTGCAGGAAGGCGTGGCTCCCGGAGAAGGGCACGGCGTCGGTCAGCAGGTCGGCCGGGCCCCCGCGGCCGGCAACAGGGCCCAGCTCGACCGGGGGCCTCGGGGTGGGGGGCCGCTGTCGGCAGGAGGCTTCAAAGTGCCTCAGGATCTGGAGGAGGAAACGGAGGGGACCGGCTGAAGGTCTCTGTGCACCCGGGAGCACAGAAGACACAGCCCCCCAGAGAGCAGGTGGCTcgtcccacctcctcctcctccggccACCCCCCACCGGCCACACTGTGTGCGCCCAGACACGGCGAACCTGCTGCTCTACAAATGCACACGTTCTCCGTCCCCGAACCCGGCCCCGTGACGAGccagctcggggggggggggggggggggggggcggggtcccTTGCCGGGTGCCAAGCAGCGCCTGACACAGATGCTGAGGAAATGAACATGCTTCAAACCCTCCGGTCCTTCCCAACTCTGCACACACGGCCTCCTCCAGCCTTCACGTCCTCAGAGACACCGTGATAGCCTCGCAGTGGCGGGGTCACCGATTCTTTGACAAAGGACAATTTAAAGACACGCCACTGAGGGTCCGAATTCTCAGCAGCCACAGAGGAGCGCAGAAGCCGGGGATGCCAGTGGGCAGGTGGAAGACGTGCTGGGACCTGGCTGAGGGGAGAGGCCAGCAGCCTGTGGGGGCTGCCCAGAGGCTCCCCAGTGAGGGAGCCGGGCGGCCCGCACACAATTCGAGCATAACTGGGAAACGGACTCGCGTGAAAGAAAACACTTCTGCTCTCCAGGGGCCGAGCACGGACTCCTGAACTGTGACCCCAGGTGGCCAGCAGAAGGATAAATGGACCTGAGCAGGCAAGGAGGGCTTCCCGCAGGAGGCCACCCGTGGGCTGAGCCAGGCGGGATGGGGAGCTGTCTGCAGAGCAGAGCTGCTGAGcagcagggcaggggagaggtcCCAGGAGCTGGAAAGATCCACAAGCCAAGGACCCCGGCTGTTCTAAGGCCTGGCCCGTCCCAGCCCGGTGGCGAGGGGCAGGAATGTGGAAGCGGATCTGGGAACGGCTGGAGGGACAGCGTGCAACTTCTCCTCCGGGTCCCGGCTGCTGCCCACCTTGGTGGCCTTGTTGGTCACGGGTCCAGGGCTGCCCGCGCTGAGCTCCTGCAGCCGCGGCCGGGCGAGAAGCAGGATGTGCTCCTGGGAGAGCAGGTCGGTGCAGCCCAGGGACGCGATGGCGCCCAGGGCCCTCTGCCGGGCGGACAGAAGGTCAGCGCGGTCCACCCCCGGAGGGAGGCCCCTCTCACAGCTCCGTCCTCCTCTCGGCCTGACTACAGCCCCAAGGTGGGGGAGCCCCGGGGGTGGGcccgctgcccccccccacccagggcaggcCCCGGGGTGAGGGCTGAGGCGGTCCCCGGCCAACCCCGCCCCGCAACCCTCACCTGCCCACACCCatgcccccaggcgcccccagcctcGGGCCAGCCCTCACCATCTGCACACACTCGCTGGTCCCGTCCAGACGGCGGGTCAGCAGTTCCAGGACCGCCTCGCAGTTGAGCAGCCCACACCTGCAGGAAGGCACaagcaggaggtgggggcggggggccggggccggggccgggagCGGGGAGCCGGTGGGGGGACTCACTCTTTGACGAAGCCCCGAGCCTCCTCTCGGCTCAGAAAGGCACGCGGCCCCCGTGTCACAGTCTGGACCAGGCTCTGCTCCTGCTGGCAGTCGCTCAGGGTCACGGCCTCCACCCTACCGGGGGCACAGCGGTCAGGGTAGAGAGGGACTCCTCCGGGTCAGGCCCCGACCCAGGGTGGGACCCCAGAAAGGGACCTCACCGCTCTGCCAGGTCGCTGGGTGCCTGGCTAGCCGCTGAGGGGCTGTCGCTGCCCGACCGGCTGCCTGAGTCTGAGACCTTGCCTGGGTCACCGCTCCCCCGGGACGAATTCTGGGAGCCGGAGCCGCTGTCTGGCTCGTCCCAACCCCCTCCTGCCTGCCCGGGCTGGGGTCTCGTGACTGTGACAAACAGGACCACGGGTgagaccgggggcggggggctctgACTTGCCTCACACACCCCTCCGCGGGGCACCTCGACCAAGAAAAACACCAGGGAAGAGGTGACACGGGACAGAGCAGGGAACCCCTCAGAACGCTCAGGGCGGGGACCGCCGGCCTGTGGCAGCAGGGGCAGTGCCGGACCCCGAGGCACAGAACTCTCAGGCAGTCCCGACAGCCCTCCTTCAGGCCAGGCCAACTCCCAGGAGCTTGGGCCAGAGCACTGCGACGCTGCGGTCCCTTCTCACCACACACCTCGCTTGGGGACGGCCCTGTGTCgacatacccccccccccccccccccccggcctagAACGCACGCGCGTGGAGGCTGGCCCCGGGCCCTGGCCTCGCGGCCGTCCCGGCTAGACCGGCAAAAGCCGGGCTGCGGCCCAGCTCACCACCCAGGCCTGTACCCGAGGCGGTGGGGCCCTCCGGGAGCCCCCGCCCCCCTTAACGCCATACACCCCAGCTCCTACTCGAAGCAACTGGCAAGAAGCTGGCAAAACAGCATCCAGACGCCGCGCGATCTTTGTACGGCACGGAGGCCACAGCGAGCGCGCACAGAGCCACAGAGCCGGCGAAAGGCTGTGTGGGCCCCCGGCCCCCCCAGGACACACCGCCTCCTTCCCCGGCCTCTGAGCCAGGAGCCTGTGCCCTTTGCCGGGAAGGTCCTGTCGGCGGCTCCGCGGCCCCCTCTCGCTCCAACACACCACGGGGAGGGGCCTGCTCACCCGGACCCCCAGGAGAGTCTCACCGCTTCCTCGGGCGCCCGGGAGAGCTCCGGGGAGCGGCTTCCCGGCACTGGGGCAACCACGGCTGGCTGTGGGCGTCATGGCGGGCTGGTAGGCGTCACCCCGCGGGAGGGGCCTCCGGGTGCCGGGGCTCTCGGGCCCGGGGCGCACAGCATTGGCCACCACCTCTGCGGCCTTCTGGATGGTGGAGAGGAAGGCTTCTCCCGCAGAGCCTGCGccggagggagagggacagggtgcCAGCCCTCTTCAgttctgcgcccccccccccccccaccggaggAGTTCAAGAGGCCAGCACGTGAGCCGTAGTCACACAGCGGAGCCCACGTGGGGCACCCAGGCCCTTCCGGAAGCTTCCCCAGTGAATGCTGCTTCAGTGCATTCCCAGGCCCGACAGAGCCTGGCGCTCCAGCTTACGGCATGGCCGTGCGCCCAAGTCCCCCGGCCCCATGTGGGAGCAGGACAGCTAAGGGGATCGTCAGAGAGCTTGGTCCCCACGGCAGCTCACGTCCAGTACGGGTGCAGGGGTGCGTGAGTGCCCTGATGGGACCAACCACCGTCACTCCTGAGTCAGGAACAGGCAAGGCCTGCGAGCCAGGCCTGCTTTAGGAATCAGTGCTCCCGAGGTACCGGGGGTCTGAGAGCCGAGACCAGAACCGGCAGCACCCAGGCCGGCTGCGTCCACTCACGACGGGCACCGTCCCCACGCCACCGCCCTCCACCCGTCTGAGGGACCAGGGCCTGGGTGCACGCGTACAGACCTAGCCTTCGCCCGGCTTCTGACCTGTTGGTTTCGCAGACTGGCCCTGCCTCGTTCTCCCACGGGCCCGAGCAGAGGAGAGCGCGGTGGCAGGACACCGGCCCCAGCCGTGCCACCTGCCACGCCTCCCAGGCCAGATCCGCCAGACCCTTATGCCCGCGCCCCACACCCCCGCAGCACTCACCTGTGGGGCCCCGTTCCTTGCTGTAGCCGAAGCCCTGGAGGGCGCCCTGGGGCCTGGACTCGGAGCCCATGCCTGTGAGCAGGACCCACGTCAGTGCCAGTGTGGCCGCTCATGCTCAACCCTGTGTACCTGGgacagcggggcggggggggggggggaacctcaAACCCTCCCCAGGGTGAACACCCAGCGAAGGGGATGGGCGGTCGCCTACCTGCCGGAggcagggccctgggtggctgggagggaggcgggggcgATAAGTTGTCCGAGAACAAGGCGCTCCCCAAGTCCTAGACGAGGACGCAGAGGGCACTCGGCTCGCTGTGGTCCGgctctgtccccccgcccccctgctctCTCGGGGGGTCCCACAGCAAGGGCGGAGCCAGGGCCCCAGGTGGTGGAACAAACGTCTGGCAGTCTGTCCCGGGCTGCCCCGAGTGCCGGACTCACCTGGGCGGCCGCCCGCACCTTCTGGTACAAGCTGTTGCCGTGGAGAGGGTCTGGGGGCCCCGAGAAAACTGCAGGACAGAGGCAGATGCGCAGATGAGATGCAGCTACTGACACTCAGAGGTGTGGCTTTAATGCCCCCCCGGCCCTCGTGGTGGGCACCCCCCCGGACCCCTGGCAGATGACCCCGGCACCCCGAGGGTCAGGGGCGGCCTCCTGAAACATGGGTCTGACCTCCAGTCCCCACGCGACACCCCTTTCAGGTCAAAGTCCCTATAGTGGTGGCCACCCTTCCGCACCCCCAAGCCCGGGAGCCCCCAGATCCCCCTCATCTGGGACCCAATGCCCCTACACTGCTTTTCAGAGATATACCACCCACTGGGCCTATGGAGGCCGCACCCCGGCTGCCCCCTCGCTCATGCCCACAGAGCGGAGCCCCGTGCCGTCTCTCACCGGGGTCCCTGCACTGGCTGCCTCGCTGTACCCCCCTCAACCCACTCTCCACTCGGGAGCGAAGCGAGCAATCAAAGCCCCACGGAGGCTCCCGCGGCCCTGACGATACCACCTCCCTCTACATAACAGCTTCAGCTGTGACAAACGAGTTTTTCCTAGAAGGAACTGAGTGACACCCCCGTTCCCAGTCTCTTGTCACAAATGCATCTCACTTTCTGCCCTGGCAGGTGGCCCAGGGTGCGCGCCCATCAGCCAGTCGGGAATGGAACCACCAGGGAaccaccggggtgggggggggggggtgtggcgTGAGCCTCCCTGCTCTTCCTGCCGCACaggaacccaccccccccccccccgccccggcccctcgTGCCTGATCTGAGGCCGTCGTCTGCGGGCCGTCCCACCCCAGAGCCACGTCCTCTCGCTACCGCACCTCCCCGACAGCCTGTGGCAGGGTCCCCCGGGGTTGGCACTCAGAGTACAACGGACTGGGACCGGCCCAGCAGAGACTCTGGTGCCAACAAGGACCTGCTGTCTGCCGCATCCCGTGCTGCCTCAGCTGCGCCCCTGGGGTGGAGGACGGAGGCCTCCAGTGAAGAGACAGCCGCGATTTTGGGGTGTGGGGGTAGGCCAGCACCTGGCAGGCAGGATGCTGGAAATGCTCAGGATCCCCGAGGAGCACGCGGTGGCCAAGAGCAACTAACTGGGTCCCCCTCCCCGGCGCTGCCCTCCCAGGGACCCTCTCAGGGATGGCTCCGTGGGCGTGGTTCTTGCCTGCGGCCGAGCCCTTCCGGTGTCATTCAGGGCGGGGTCTGCTGACGCTGTGCCCCTGAGACCCACGGCGGCCAGGACTCCTGCCTTACCTGAGGGGAAGGCCTCAGGCCCCGTCCCCCCAAATCCCAGTTAGGGAAAAAGACACGGGACAGCCCCAGGCCAGCCTGGGGAGTGAGAGATGgaaccccaccccagacccagctGTGCTAGACCTAGTCCTCGACAGGCCAGAACCCCGCCTCTCCCAGGGGCCTCCCACAGACCTCCCTGTCTCGGCCCTGGGGAGcagtcctggggcgggggggagacagAGCCCCTCTGGTGTGCCGGGCGCTGGAACAGGCAGGACGGGCCTGGGCTGCCCAGGCCAGGCAGGGCACACAGGCAGAAGTGAGCCACCGCGCGGCAGCGGGCCCGGCGACGGATGGAAGGGAAAGCCCGTGACAGAGTGAAGGCGGTGGCTGGGGTGCGGGGTGCTAGGGAGAAGACGGGACGCGAGTCCCGCTGGTGGGAGGCGCGTCTCTGTGAGGGGGCGGTGGCCAGCAGAGGGACTCTGTGCAGCCTGCCCTGGCCGCCCCGCCCCAGCGCCCCGGATACCTGCGGCTTCCTGGATGAAGGCAGGGTTGCGTTTGAGGATGAGCAAGGACGAGGAGGAGCCGTGACCACACAGGTGGAGCAGGATCTTCAGCACCTGGGGGACAGTCGCAGGGGGCAGCACAGGCCCAGAGGGCAGCCCGCACGCATCCCGCGGCGACCCTCTCCTCGTGCTTCGCCACCCGCTGGCCCGTCCCCCAGCGGAGGGTCTGCGGGGGCCGCTCGGGGACTCACCTTCAGCTTCACTCGGCCAGAGCCGCTGTGCAGACGGTTCAGAAGGTACTCCAGGAGGCACTGGCTGCTGCCCAGGGACTCGTGTGAGATTTCTGGCAGGCGCTCGGGTTAGGGAAGGAGCGAGCTGACCCCAGGCCACACGAGGCCACGCCGGCGGGGGAGAGAACCAGGCCTTCCTGCCACCAGACTTCTCCCGTGTCTTCCCCGCAAACACCCACCCGAGGCCCTGGTTTCAGGAGCTTGGGCCTCTTACGGCCTCCTGGGCCCCGCGTCATCAGTCGTGTGGCTTTTGGACCCACCCACACTTGGTCCCTACAGTAAAGGAGTTGGGGGGCCTCCGAAGGACAGGCCCCTGGACGTGGGTGACGAGGAAGGATACTGGCGATCTCCTCAAACAAGTAGCCCGGACACGGGACATCATCGTCCGACGTTCCCTTCAGGAGAACCGGGAGCTGAAAGGGAGCGCGAGCCCCTGGCATGATGAGTGGGCATCAcagggaaaaaacccaaacacccATTCCCACTTGGCCCAGCGTCTGGGCGTCTGGGGAGCGTGAGCCTCAGAGCAAAGACAGGACGGGGAACCTCAGGGACACTCAGGGGACAAGTGCGTGGACTCTGCTGGGTGCTCACCACAGACTACAGTTTGAAGGGCAGCGGCCTGATGGCGCGAGAACACGGGCCTGAAAGTCACCTTATTTGTCCAGCAAGGCCCAAAGGGGAGCTGGACAGACGTGCAGAGCCGTGGAGGCCTGGGCCCAGAGCGGAGTCTCTGCACTAACACAACCGAACCGACCGGCTGCTTCACCGGCGGCCCAGCCCCTGAACACCTGCCTGGCGACGCTCAAGGCCGCCCGCTGCATCTGCTTTGGCTCTGGCCAACACCAACAACAGGCCCCGACCTCCGCTTCTCGGAGCATACGCCACGATGAACTGACGATGGTGGACGTGGGTCTCCCACAACTCGGGAGCGTCCTTCCCTAGGACCTGAGGGCCCTGGTTTGAAACGCAACCACTAGGAAGGCCCGGGCCTGTCTCGCACGCCCTGTACGGGGGCAGGACCCCAAGTCCCGAAAGGGCCGGCCAGCTGCCGAGTTGCACGGACACTGCGGTGCTCCTGCCACAAATGGGAAGGGGCCGGGGCTGCCCGCGCGGGCGTCCGGCTGTGCCGTCTGAGACCCCAGCTGTCTCTTCCAATTCGGGTTCTGTCCGGGAGGGGATGTGAAGCAGAGGTGGCGTGCCCCGCCCACACGGCGTCGGGGATCGGGCCCCGACCCTGAGGCCACAGCGGAGAAGGGGACCCAGGAACGAGAtgcaggggcagaggggacacCAGGGGCCCAAGAACGGCCGGAGGGGCTCGAGGAGGAGGACGGGCACGGAGAGGGCCGGAGGGAGATGGAGGCGTCTGTGAGCCTGGGAGGAGGCCCCAGCGGGCGCCGAGCAGggccggggaggggaagagctCTGGCCCGGGGTGGGGGCCGCGGCCGCCCGCACTCACCCGGTGCAGGAAGCTCAGGCGGTCCCGCAGCGGCGGCGTGGACGCCATGATGCCGGCCACCTTCCGGCCCCGCCCGCGGCCGTGGACCCCCTCCAATCACCGCGCGGG belongs to Acinonyx jubatus isolate Ajub_Pintada_27869175 chromosome E1, VMU_Ajub_asm_v1.0, whole genome shotgun sequence and includes:
- the TEPSIN gene encoding AP-4 complex accessory subunit tepsin; amino-acid sequence: MASTPPLRDRLSFLHRLPVLLKGTSDDDVPCPGYLFEEIAKISHESLGSSQCLLEYLLNRLHSGSGRVKLKVLKILLHLCGHGSSSSLLILKRNPAFIQEAAVFSGPPDPLHGNSLYQKVRAAAQDLGSALFSDNLSPPPPSQPPRALPPAGMGSESRPQGALQGFGYSKERGPTGSAGEAFLSTIQKAAEVVANAVRPGPESPGTRRPLPRGDAYQPAMTPTASRGCPSAGKPLPGALPGARGSVTRPQPGQAGGGWDEPDSGSGSQNSSRGSGDPGKVSDSGSRSGSDSPSAASQAPSDLAERVEAVTLSDCQQEQSLVQTVTRGPRAFLSREEARGFVKECGLLNCEAVLELLTRRLDGTSECVQMRALGAIASLGCTDLLSQEHILLLARPRLQELSAGSPGPVTNKATKILRHFEASCRQRPPTPRPPVELGPVAGRGGPADLLTDAVPFSGSHAFLQPLSSALFPPQGPAHPLPPDGSPLSVPREAEAGLVGSREEGAGPEWSPPGTGSPEGAPELCPGPGGCSSLFAGMELVACPRLLGAGPATEEAPRAPWTPPQRAAAAGAPPGSEPSAFPFLNS